One Ranitomeya variabilis isolate aRanVar5 chromosome 4, aRanVar5.hap1, whole genome shotgun sequence genomic window, CAGCTGGGGGCTGAGCAGCTAATGGACATTAGTATAGATTCTGTGCTTAATAAACACCAAGCTTGGCAGATGCTGCCGCACTCCCAGGTAATGCTGGACATGACTAAACCACCGGGACAAATTGATGTAGGTCTCTTTTTCCTGGATTgagaggtcagctatgaatggatgCAACCCATAATAAATTAAGATATCAGCCACAGTGATTGCATTTCTAGCCATGTATACTTTATCCTCCAGATAGGAATGCAGATCCTTTAGTGCAGTCCTGACATCTTCCTTGGAGGTTAATCTGTCTATgcgtgtttattattattatttatttatatagcaccattgattccatggtgctgtacatgagaaggggttacatcaaaatacaaatatcacttacagtaaacaaaactaacaatgacagactggtacagagggaagaggaccctgcccttgcgggcttacattctacattctGCGTGTTGTTCGGTATTCTAGCCATTGCTGTACAATGGCCTTCTCTTCTATAGAGACACCTAATAGTTCCTCTTTCCTGGCTTGGGTAACTAAATGGGAGGCAATGGTGGCAAGGCCTGCCAGGCTGGGACCTTTATTGGTGTGAAGCATCGGAATCTGGCTGCTCCCCTGGGCACGGCTTCTGTACTTTCCTGCTTTCAGCCCCAGACATTTCTCCAGCGCGGTCAGCTCCTCCACCGCCATCTTGGTTTTGCACACAGTTTTTTAACTCCTTGGTGACAgacccaattttgtacttaatgaccaagccaatttttacaattctgaccactgtcactttatgaggttacagctctggaatgcttcaacggatcccactgattctgagatttttttgtgacatattgtacttcatgttagtggtaaaatttcatcgatatgacttgcgtttatttatgaaaaaaaacgtaaatttggcaaaaaatttgaaaaatttgcaaCTTTCAAACTAATTTttgttcccttaaatcagagagtcgtattgaagaaaatagttaatgaataaatagcatttcccacatgtctacttcacatcagcacaattttggaaacatttttttttttattaggacgttataacggttaaaagttggccagtgatttctaatttttccaacaaaatttacaaaaccattttttttagggaccacctcacatttgaagtgagtttgggtgacaatatgacagaaaacacccaaaggtgacaccattctaaaatcctgcacccctcaaggtgatcaatcaATCCAATAGGTAATCCAGCTAGGGCAGTCTGCTAAAAACTTTcacattttattagaaaaaaatctttaaaataatCCATTCAGCATAAATATCACAAGCCCCCAATCTGGGAAAAGTTCTATGGGCAGCCGCGTTTCGAACCTAACGATTCTTAATCCTTGCAaggatgtggggaaaagccactgtttgggcacatggcagggcttagaagtgagggagcaccgttttactttttgaatgcaaaattggctgaaataaaTGGAGagagccatgtcacgtttggagacctcctaatgtacctaaacagtggataccccccaaTTCTAGCCctaacacaaccccaaccctaaccgcaacacacctctaatcccaaccataaccctatccccaacacacccctaatcccatccCAAACCgtaatcacagccctaaccccaacataaccctagccccaaccctatcggaaaaatggaaaaaaaatacattttttaaattatttttacctaatgtgatgcagtgacccctgatacagctagggggtgctcctcgggatgcgcatcgaggcgtatctgtgattatgatggtgaaacagtgaccggcgggattgtaaatggccggtatgtgtcacaaagggagtctgtgctgtaagcctgaagtattgtttttctgggacctgtagtcccacaagtatttgtgtttaCTTAAAGGGAGGCTTcccgggttagtcggagagctgggcgggtctggctaaccacacacacctcccacctatgggagtggttacaggtacataatgtgaccatggtgtggtcacatggactCTGTGATGGAGAGTGTGTAGGTCCTGGacagcttgtgtgttgggagatcctttgTGTGGACCAGAtctctgaatagcgcactgagagactgtggacctgaagacttgtgtgttgggagatcctgagaGTAGgttcggatccctgaatagcgcattgagagacttgtgtgttgggagatcctgggagtaggatcggatccctgaatagcgcactgagagactTCTGTGTTGGAAGAGcctggagtaggacttcctgaagagcacatggaaaggcatgtatgcagagtctgtgatgacactgcattgggggagctacagcccgtctgaggatctggactgtcaggtggcctattGAGCAAGGCTTTGTTCGGGACGGTGAtcgcagttcggcagcttccctgggagagagagtactgacaggagacagcgtgtggagcaggagctcctggaaggtaacccagagttggggaactgtgtgcactgacaggggggtcagttaatgaactgtgcggtcacccatggtaactggatggagtaaggtccagcatatgTAGTGCCTGCAACCTAATGTCGTGCTATGAAGTATCAGAgttaaaatgtatataatgaactatgTATTAGGTTTGTGATGTGCATCATGgcctacggtgcggtttatgatgcctaaataaaccgcatagactgtttttgtgagaaaaacgtgcctgtgtgactgaatcccgttgtTAAGCGAATGTCCCCCAATAcattcagtaagcgctatcttacactaactaagggggtgataaaggagggtttattttactttttttttatcactgtgatagggtctatcacagtgattaaaatgaaccaataggaaaaatctcttaatggtgccggccggcagatctcggcaggcgcactgcgcatgcgcctgccattttcttcccggaagaagacgctGAGGGTCAGGAGACAGAGCCGAAGGGTCCAGAGACACCGGGGGGTGGCTCGTGGGACTCCATTTCCCTTTTCTCTGGTATGCTACattataccagaggagagagaaataaatgggaaatattACTTTTTTTGTGGTCACCATTATTTGCCGAATGCAACACTGCGGACGGTAAAAAGCGACCTGAATCaagttctccggggtctcggctgcccctAGTAGCCGAGATCCCGGAGATTTTCCAACaatggggggcgctatacccttatttctcagcgccgttaaaaagcgttgctgaggaataagtaattgccaccgttaaaaggcatatcggcggtcgttaagtggttaagtaactcagcagggaggttgttccaagcaTTTTGGAAAACTAACCTCAGATCATGTATGGATGTAGACTTGTGTGAATCCTTCTGTCTCCATGTAATCATACACAGACTTGATGCTGAGATCAGAGCTCTGTGGAGCCACATCATCACTTCAAGGACTGCTTGTTCTTCTTTTATATTGAAAATAGTTTTTTTAAtctcattggctgtatgtttggggtcgttgGCTTGATGTATAATAATTTTGAAGCCAATTAGACACCTACCTGACGGTATTGTTTGATGGATAAGCATCTGCTTCTT contains:
- the LOC143769142 gene encoding eukaryotic translation elongation factor 1 epsilon-1-like — protein: MAVEELTALEKCLGLKAGKYRSRAQGSSQIPMLHTNKGPSLAGLATIASHLVTQARKEELLGVSIEEKAIVQQWLEYRTTRIDRLTSKEDVRTALKDLHSYLEDKVYMARNAITVADILIYYGLHPFIADLSIQEKETYINLSRWFSHVQHYLGVRQHLPSLVFIKHRIYTNVH